The sequence GTTAACCTGTCCAGCATCAGAGAGCAAAGCCCCTGAGCCGTTCAACATTCATCTGACCCTGGTCTGGCTGTTTGTGTTCCTGTGTGCTTTTACTactctcctgctgctgctgcaggtaCTGAGGAAGAAGACATGCAGACGTTTCCCAAGGAACAAATGTAAGATAAAACACAAGGAAGCATAGGGAGGTGATATGTGGTTATATAGTGATGGTCTGTTATCAGCAGACAGGTTACAGTATCTGCCTGTCAGTCATAATATTACCTTTCATATGATGGGAAATTATTATACAGTGATTCGCTGTTAGTAGCAGACACACAGGTTACACCTATCTGTCACAATATGTGACAATGCTTCCACATCTGATTGGTGATTGATTCACTCATTTGTGATGAATGGAAATTCCCCTCCATTAATGATAAGTCAAATGTAAAAACTCTGTGAAGAACTACAATGAATGAATCGAATGCATATCCTTGTGACTATACCCAATACATTGCCTAACCCTATAtctctatcatacagtatgtaaCTCACGGCAATGTTATCTCCCAGTAtcacaactacaggaagcagagTGTCCTGGGACTGAGAGGGTCTCTTATGATGTCCCTGAGCAGACAGTGGTTATCATGGGACAGGACAGCTTGACGAGTGGAGCTGGAGCCATGGTTCTCCAGGAGGGAACAAACAGCCAGACTCCCGACTGCAACGCCAACCTGCCTGTCCCTTCCACAGAGGAGGGCACCACCATACTGGTCACAACCAAGACAGTACAGATCTTTAACCACACAGATGAAATTACAGAGGGAAAGACATTGGGGTTGTGGAGGTCTGGCTTTGTAGCTTGATGTCTCTagtctaccctccctccctccctccctccctccctcccgcccgcccgcccgcccgcccgcccacacacacacacacacacacacacacacacacacacacactgcttgccATAGAAAGCGAAAACTATCAATGAATGTGTTTGAAAAGAAGTGAATGTTTAACAGAGGTTATATTAACGAACTACAGATCCCACACCACCCCTACCCTATCATATGACAACGGTGTGTCTGGTCATGTGACCTGCAGTGCCGACGATGTTTCGCTTTGCAGGCAGTGGCacaataaatgtattttattacaACTTATAGATTAACCAGAGCTACGACAGTCCAGTCACTGAAACTACAAGTGCGTCTGGGTTTGTAAGTCAAACATTTGATCTACAAATGTGACTCGGTTTAACTCTTATAGCGATAGGGATAAACGGCTACTCGCAGGCCTCTGTAGTTCCAGCCGACATGCGCAACAGTGGGCTACGGACCCCGGTTGGGTTGATGGGAAGAAGGGAGGGCAAAATCATGGAAGTAGTGCTCTCTGCCTCCCAGGGTTTGGTTCGTACAGAATAGCAATAGAATTCTGGATTTCCACCATGTCGAACCGAAGAGCTATGAACTAGTTTACATGTGGTGTGTCAACAACAACACTAACGACTCGGGCTGACAGAATGAACGGTGAGTTGTagctaaaaaaaaaatcactttttGTTCTACCATCACCAATTGAAATGGCTTTGGTTTATTACAGGAATTTTGTATGTTTTGTGCCCATATAGGCCTATTAAAACAATGAGGTTTAGATTGGATGACAACGCATCATTCTCTTAATGAGTTTAGGCAGGCGTAAAGGATAGATAATGACTCTTCCCGCGGGTATCTTGAATCTCCTCATGCAAA is a genomic window of Salmo trutta chromosome 10, fSalTru1.1, whole genome shotgun sequence containing:
- the LOC115200810 gene encoding tumor necrosis factor receptor superfamily member 17, which translates into the protein MSEGQCGLGYYYDGLVEECKQCYLRCNSPPRVCTTYCTQSSESKAPEPFNIHLTLVWLFVFLCAFTTLLLLLQVLRKKTCRRFPRNKLSQLQEAECPGTERVSYDVPEQTVVIMGQDSLTSGAGAMVLQEGTNSQTPDCNANLPVPSTEEGTTILVTTKTVQIFNHTDEITEGKTLGLWRSGFVA